One Brassica napus cultivar Da-Ae chromosome C4, Da-Ae, whole genome shotgun sequence genomic region harbors:
- the LOC106371204 gene encoding 40S ribosomal protein S13-2, with protein MGRMHSRGKGISASALPYKRSPPTWLKTTALDVDESICKFAKKGLTPSQIGVILRDSHGIPQVKSVTGNKILRILKAHGLAPEIPEDLYHLIKKAVAIRKHLERNRKDKDSKFRLILVESRIHRLARYYKKTKKLPPVWKYESTTASTLVA; from the exons AAAGGGTATCTCTGCATCTGCGTTGCCGTACAAGCGTTCACCTCCGACATGGCTCAAGACCACGGCCCTCGAT gtTGATGAGTCGATCTGCAAGTTTGCGAAGAAGGGTTTGACACCATCTCAGATTGGTGTGATTCTTCGTGACTCTCACGGTATCCCTCAGGTGAAGAGTGTTACCGGAAACAAGATCTTGCGTATTCTCAAAGCTCACG GTCTTGCACCTGAGATTCCTGAGGATCTGTACCATTTGATCAAGAAGGCAGTTGCTATCCGCAAGCATTTGGAGAGGAACAGGAAGGACAAGGATTCCAAGTTTAGGCTGATTCTTGTGGAGAGCAGGATCCACCGTCTTGCTCGTTACTACAAGAAGACCAAGAAGCTTCCTCCAGTCTGGAAGTA cGAGTCTACTACTGCTTCTACTCTTGTAGCTTAG
- the LOC106371205 gene encoding thioredoxin H2: protein MCGNKMETAGCVHRRPDKRAWVSLKCSYYPPHSTCSERERMGTVISNLLGADEGNESEHSGVTKLSSSAQWQLHFNGMKDSNQLLVIDFFASWCGPCKFIEPAFRHMAVKFTDVSFVKVDVDELPEVAREFNVNAMPTFVLVKNGKEVDRIVGTKQAELENKVTKHRGGQ from the exons ATGTGTGGGAACAAAATGGAAACGGCAGGATGTGTGCATCGTAGACCAGATAAGAGAGCGTGGGTCTCACTCAAGTGTAGTTATTATCCGCCTCATAGTACTtgctcagagagagagagaatgggaaCTGTAATATCAAATCTGTTGGGGGCAGATGAAGGGAATGAATCCGAGCATAGTGGCGTCACTAAGTTGAGCTCATCAGCTCAGTGGCAGCTTCACTTCAACGGGATGAAAGATTCGAACCAGCTG CTGGTGATTGACTTCTTCGCAAGCTGGTGTGGGCCTTGTAAGTTCATCGAGCCCGCGTTCAGACACATGGCTGTCAAGTTCACTGATGTTAGCTTCGTCAAGGTGGATGTCGATGAGCTTCCC GAGGTGGCTAGAGAGTTCAACGTGAATGCGATGCCAACTTTTGTGCTGGTGAAAAATGGTAAAGAGGTTGACAGGATAGTTGGAACCAAACAAGCTGAACTTGAGAATAAAGTTACCAAACACAGGGGGGGACAGTGA